One part of the Magallana gigas chromosome 5, xbMagGiga1.1, whole genome shotgun sequence genome encodes these proteins:
- the LOC105339994 gene encoding kinesin-like protein KIF6 isoform X1 — protein sequence MPQIRTLCRIKPTAEYYPEFEASRNTLYLRVPEVLRENWENSVRGKANVSHEFNFDYIFKNTATQEEVFEVAAKEIIQAFLNGYNGTIFAYGQTGTGKTFTVEGSPKQYKLRGLEPRSLSMIYKELEKRTDEDISVHISYLEIYKETGFDLLSTGARTQSAVTPFPKVSVMEGSQGVWMVKNLSVHYAATEDVAQNLLLQGQANRRVAATAVHDRSSRSHAVFTIQLSSKKSDSDVVVKSKLHLVDLAGSERVSKTGAQGNLLNEAKCINLSLHFLESVIIALQGDSGSNDNKGRVSSAGHQRGRSKTRENGRPSTAEGLSRTGPRHVPYRNSLLTMVLRDSLGGNCMTCMIATISLEYRNLGETLSTCRFAGRVACIANSVNDLPISTVHLRRNEEVDEKALIKKLRKRVAELESELSCLLMAKEDVKFSIDMMNAKLTDEDKIQCNKVIKSYLDGKVADPVSEGITNPYKFRECMKILKKMILEGLGSSANPDDVPNFLMSSEEANDIRASSTPEKGNQVLKVHSDKRKNEEKTVQIPIPARNAWGEESYTTAPEPPLNRPHHRQRRRPHRPPQDTDEEGMRTAGESDAEPAPQKRSDAENLSTILRQSRSRNRRKYHSPFEKKRIKEIKKLNEKVETLQQTQISKEGELVKMKINMAEQELNLMEEQVRTKLNVTKEQLADQRAYLQQLKTVEADKQTIEREKTVEKQLRKKEAKATKKIEVIEEKRKQLVEHSEEVDKELTKAKPTVREQFGKYRKRDGSLNTRQVYDMLRSEEKKQEKIQNQLEHERMVMISQQLELKEAATRQKLQNFKELLRLSHSAGFPDGHVGHANDPRAVTAPGFGEGPERLKAREEVGLEDMHERTGSPERTLYTAATTHINNGLESRNIHTRESRAITQKEEPMDSRPVSRQSVRSTRSVIPDSEFYAKRKQEKDPTSRWESSYSRPSTACSQKQPEIDFIYMQPKKLDDSEDEIKYGLTDDVKSAREESRKSTARSKPPPAPSRSSNRIDDGLEDFETLIPSEYVHGMGTKDKFDGKKMGLSSTTFDAALASMLEAAEENVYFNHEDYDQYASTNKTRSYDRESPMDREMYAISQRSRENDIRAIYGSPLKSSKSMRQSRPKTQQKPVSYFSDDEDFDGRPRRSNSPSRVKRDKSLEDWERRMLQKNSARSSRKNSPLKKSKSNNYASNRYSTESEEEEVKKNPSSYRNWGPQTKNASIAGRLANFSIETPPPKNNADVNGEYYYPSRTNSLVIEESKFKSVTAVPDEEAESSFMGKVIEQRDRVNKIRQARKSAEVIQMAWRKYQEKKKHARW from the exons ATGCCGCAGATTCGCACATTGTGTCGAATCAAACCCACGGCGGAATATTACCCAGAATTCGAAGCCAGTCGGAATACTCTGTACCTGAGAGTACCAGAGGTCCTTAGGGAAAACTGGGAAAATAGCGTCCGTGGAAAGGCCAACGTCAGCCATGAGTTCAACTTTGATTACATCTTTAAGAACACTGCGACACAGGAAGAAGTGTTTGAAGTGGCCGCCAAAGAAATCATACAAG CCTTCCTGAATGGATACAATGGCACAATCTTTGCCTATGGACAGACAGGGACAGGAAAGACCTTCACTGTTGAGGGTAGCCCCAAACAGTACAAGCTTCGTGGACTGGAACCCAG GTCTCTGTCCATGATTTACAAAGAACTGGAGAAGAGAACTGACGAGGATATCAGTGTTCATATCTCCTACCTAGAGATTTACAAGGAAACAGGATTTGATCTTCTTAGTACAGGGGCCAGAACTCAGTCTGCTGTAACTCCATTTCCAAAG GTCTCTGTAATGGAGGGTTCCCAGGGGGTGTGGATGGTGAAGAATCTGTCCGTTCATTATGCCGCCACAGAAGATGTGGCACAGAACCTCCTGCTTCAGGGTCAGGCCAACCGCCGCGTAGCTGCCACTGCTGTTCACGACAGATCTTCGCGGTCCCATGCAGTGTTCACTATACAGCTGAGTTCAAAGAAGTCGGATTCGGATGTGGTAGTCAA GTCTAAACTTCACCTGGTGGATTTAGCAGGATCAGAGAGAGTGTCAAAGACTGGTGCGCAAGGAAACCTGCTGAACGAGGCCAAGTGTATTAACTTGTCCCTCCATTTCCTGGAGTCAGTGATCATCGCACTTCAAGGGGATTCTGGGAGTAACGATAACAAAGGAAGAGTGAGCAGTGCTGGACATCAGAGGGG GAGGTCAAAGACTAGGGAAAACGGACGACCCAGCACAGCAGAAGGTTTAAGCAGAACAGGTCCCCGCCATGTCCCCTACAGGAACTCACTGCTTACCATGGTCCTCAGGGACAGCCTGG GTGGTAACTGCATGACCTGTATGATAGCTACTATTTCATTGGAGTATCGTAATCTAGGAGAGACCCTATCTACCTGTCGATTCGCTGGCCGTGTGGCCTGTATTGCCAACAGTGTCAA TGATTTACCCATAAGCACAGTCCACCTAcg GAGAAACGAAGAGGTTGATGAAAAAGCTTTAATTAAGAAACTACGAAAGCGTGTGGCAGAACTAGAAAGTGAACTATCATGTCTGTTAATGGCCAAG GAGGATGTCAAGTTTAGTATTGACATGATGAATGCCAAACTGACAGACGAAGACAAAATTCAGTGCAATAAGGTCATCAAGTCCTACCTTGATGGAAAGGTCGCAGATCCCGTTAGTGAAG GAATAACCAATCCCTACAAATTCCGAGAgtgcatgaaaattttgaaaaaaatgattctGGAAGGATTGGGCAGCAGTGCTAACCCAGATGATGTGCCAAACTTTTTAATGTCTTCTGAGGAAGCCAATGACATCAGAGCTAGCTCCACCCCAGAGAAAGGGAACCAGGTGCTGAAAGTACACTCTGACAAGAGGAAGAATGAGGA AAAAACGGTACAAATTCCTATCCCGGCACGGAATGCCTGGGGAGAGGAATCATACACTACTGCCCCAGAGCCACCCCTGAATCGTCCCCACCATCGACAGAGACGAAGGCCACATAGGCCCCCGCAGGACACGGACGAAGAGGGGATGAGGACGGCAGGAGAGAGCGATGCTGAGCCAG CTCCCCAAAAACGGTCAGATGCAGAAAATTTGTCAACAATCCTCAGGCAGAGCAGGAGTAGAAACAGAAGAAAGTACCATTCTCCTTTTGAGAAGAAACGAATCAAGGAAATCAAGAAATTGAATGAGAAGGTAGAGACTTTGCAGCAGACGCAGATCAGTAAGGAGGGGGAACTAGTCAAGATGAAAATCAACATGGCGGAACAGGAACTGAACCTCATGGAGGAGCAAGTCAG AACTAAACTGAACGTTACAAAGGAACAGCTAGCTGATCAGAGAGCTTATTTACAACAGCTGAAAACTGTTGAAGCTGATAAACAAACTATAGAGAGGGAGAAAACAGTAGAAAAGCAATTACGCAAGAAAGag GCAAAAGCCACAAAGAAGATTGAAGTGATTGAAGAGAAACGTAAACAGCTTGTTGAACACTCGGAGGAGGTGGACAAAGAACTGACCAAAGCCAAGCCGACCGTGCGGGAACAGTTTGGGAAGTACCGCAAGAGGGACGGCAGTCTCAACACCAGGCAGGTGTATGACATGCTGCGCTCTGAGGAAAAGAAACAGGAAAAG ATTCAAAATCAGCTTGAACATGAAAGAATGGTAATGATAAGCCAGCAACTAGAGCTGAAAGAAGCTGCAACTCGACAGAAGCTGCAGAACTTTAAGGAATTGCTGAGACTGTCCCACTCAGCAGGCTTTCCTGATGGACATGTTGGGCATGCTAATGATCCAAGGGCTGTGACTGCCCCAGGATTTGGTGAGGGACCAGAGAGACTGAAAGCCCGAGAGGAAGTTGGACTTGAGGACATGCATGAAAGGACCGGTAGTCCTGAGAGGACTTTGTATACTGCTGCTACCACTCATATCAATAACGGGCTGGAATCACGGAATATTCATACTCGAGAATCAAGGGCCATCACCCAGAAAGAGGAACCCATGGACAGTCGACCAGTATCTCGACAAAGTGTTAGATCGACAAGATCTGTTATTCCTGACAGTGAGTTTTATGCTAAACGGAAGCAGGAGAAGGATCCCACATCTCGCTGGGAGTCCTCTTATTCCCGGCCTTCCACAGCTTGTAGTCAGAAGCAGCCCGAGATTGATTTCATTTACATGCAGCCTAAAAAACTTGACGACAGTGAAGATGAGATCAAGTATGGACTAACAGACGACGTGAAGTCTGCGCGAGAGGAATCCAGAAAATCGACGGCAAGGTCCAAGCCCCCACCAGCACCGAGTCGGTCGTCAAACCGGATAGATGACGGATTAGAGGACTTTGAAACACTCATTCCTAGTGAATATGTGCATGGAATGGGAACAAAAGACAAATTTGATGGAAAGAAAATGGGTCTTTCTTCTACTACATTTGATGCAGCTCTTGCATCGATGTTGGAAGCAGCAGAGgaaaatgtgtattttaatcACGAGGATTATGATCAGTATGCAAGTACAAACAAAACGCGCTCTTATGACAGAGAGAGTCCCATGGACAGAGAGATGTATGCGATATCCCAGAGATCCCGAGAGAATGACATTCGAGCCATTTATGGTTCTCCTTTAAAAAGTAGCAAGAGTATGCGTCAGAGTCGTCCCAAGACGCAACAGAAACCAGTTAGCTATTTTTCAGACGATGAGGACTTTGATGGGAGACCCCGGAGAAGTAATTCCCCCTCTCGGGTCAAAAGAGATAAGTCTCTAGAGGACTGGGAGAGAAGAATGTTACAGAAAAACTCAGCAAGGAGCAGTCGTAAAAACTCCCCACTCAAAAAGAGTAAATCCAATAACTATGCATCTAATAGGTACTCAACTGAAAGTGAGGAGGAGGAGGTGAAAAAGAATCCGTCAAGTTACAGGAACTGGGGGCCACAGACCAAG AATGCTTCAATAGCAGGCCGCTTAGCTAATTTCTCCATTGAGACCCCTCCACCAAAAA ATAATGCAGATGTGAATGGAGAATATTATTATCCCTCGCGGACTAACAGTCTTGTGATTGAGGAATCGAAATTCAAATCAGTGACTGCTGTGCCTGATGAAGAAGCGGAGAGTTCATTTATGGGGAAAGTCATCGAACAGCGAGATCGCGTCAATAAAATTCGACAAGCCAGAAAATCGGCTGAAGTTATTCAGATGGCTTGGAGGAAATATCAAGAAAAGAAGAAACATGCCCGCTGGTGA
- the LOC105339994 gene encoding kinesin-like protein KIF6 isoform X3, with protein MPQIRTLCRIKPTAEYYPEFEASRNTLYLRVPEVLRENWENSVRGKANVSHEFNFDYIFKNTATQEEVFEVAAKEIIQAFLNGYNGTIFAYGQTGTGKTFTVEGSPKQYKLRGLEPRSLSMIYKELEKRTDEDISVHISYLEIYKETGFDLLSTGARTQSAVTPFPKVSVMEGSQGVWMVKNLSVHYAATEDVAQNLLLQGQANRRVAATAVHDRSSRSHAVFTIQLSSKKSDSDVVVKSKLHLVDLAGSERVSKTGAQGNLLNEAKCINLSLHFLESVIIALQGDSGSNDNKGRVSSAGHQRGRSKTRENGRPSTAEGLSRTGPRHVPYRNSLLTMVLRDSLGGNCMTCMIATISLEYRNLGETLSTCRFAGRVACIANSVNFNTLRRNEEVDEKALIKKLRKRVAELESELSCLLMAKEDVKFSIDMMNAKLTDEDKIQCNKVIKSYLDGKVADPVSEGITNPYKFRECMKILKKMILEGLGSSANPDDVPNFLMSSEEANDIRASSTPEKGNQVLKVHSDKRKNEEKTVQIPIPARNAWGEESYTTAPEPPLNRPHHRQRRRPHRPPQDTDEEGMRTAGESDAEPAPQKRSDAENLSTILRQSRSRNRRKYHSPFEKKRIKEIKKLNEKVETLQQTQISKEGELVKMKINMAEQELNLMEEQVRTKLNVTKEQLADQRAYLQQLKTVEADKQTIEREKTVEKQLRKKEAKATKKIEVIEEKRKQLVEHSEEVDKELTKAKPTVREQFGKYRKRDGSLNTRQVYDMLRSEEKKQEKIQNQLEHERMVMISQQLELKEAATRQKLQNFKELLRLSHSAGFPDGHVGHANDPRAVTAPGFGEGPERLKAREEVGLEDMHERTGSPERTLYTAATTHINNGLESRNIHTRESRAITQKEEPMDSRPVSRQSVRSTRSVIPDSEFYAKRKQEKDPTSRWESSYSRPSTACSQKQPEIDFIYMQPKKLDDSEDEIKYGLTDDVKSAREESRKSTARSKPPPAPSRSSNRIDDGLEDFETLIPSEYVHGMGTKDKFDGKKMGLSSTTFDAALASMLEAAEENVYFNHEDYDQYASTNKTRSYDRESPMDREMYAISQRSRENDIRAIYGSPLKSSKSMRQSRPKTQQKPVSYFSDDEDFDGRPRRSNSPSRVKRDKSLEDWERRMLQKNSARSSRKNSPLKKSKSNNYASNRYSTESEEEEVKKNPSSYRNWGPQTKNASIAGRLANFSIETPPPKNNADVNGEYYYPSRTNSLVIEESKFKSVTAVPDEEAESSFMGKVIEQRDRVNKIRQARKSAEVIQMAWRKYQEKKKHARW; from the exons ATGCCGCAGATTCGCACATTGTGTCGAATCAAACCCACGGCGGAATATTACCCAGAATTCGAAGCCAGTCGGAATACTCTGTACCTGAGAGTACCAGAGGTCCTTAGGGAAAACTGGGAAAATAGCGTCCGTGGAAAGGCCAACGTCAGCCATGAGTTCAACTTTGATTACATCTTTAAGAACACTGCGACACAGGAAGAAGTGTTTGAAGTGGCCGCCAAAGAAATCATACAAG CCTTCCTGAATGGATACAATGGCACAATCTTTGCCTATGGACAGACAGGGACAGGAAAGACCTTCACTGTTGAGGGTAGCCCCAAACAGTACAAGCTTCGTGGACTGGAACCCAG GTCTCTGTCCATGATTTACAAAGAACTGGAGAAGAGAACTGACGAGGATATCAGTGTTCATATCTCCTACCTAGAGATTTACAAGGAAACAGGATTTGATCTTCTTAGTACAGGGGCCAGAACTCAGTCTGCTGTAACTCCATTTCCAAAG GTCTCTGTAATGGAGGGTTCCCAGGGGGTGTGGATGGTGAAGAATCTGTCCGTTCATTATGCCGCCACAGAAGATGTGGCACAGAACCTCCTGCTTCAGGGTCAGGCCAACCGCCGCGTAGCTGCCACTGCTGTTCACGACAGATCTTCGCGGTCCCATGCAGTGTTCACTATACAGCTGAGTTCAAAGAAGTCGGATTCGGATGTGGTAGTCAA GTCTAAACTTCACCTGGTGGATTTAGCAGGATCAGAGAGAGTGTCAAAGACTGGTGCGCAAGGAAACCTGCTGAACGAGGCCAAGTGTATTAACTTGTCCCTCCATTTCCTGGAGTCAGTGATCATCGCACTTCAAGGGGATTCTGGGAGTAACGATAACAAAGGAAGAGTGAGCAGTGCTGGACATCAGAGGGG GAGGTCAAAGACTAGGGAAAACGGACGACCCAGCACAGCAGAAGGTTTAAGCAGAACAGGTCCCCGCCATGTCCCCTACAGGAACTCACTGCTTACCATGGTCCTCAGGGACAGCCTGG GTGGTAACTGCATGACCTGTATGATAGCTACTATTTCATTGGAGTATCGTAATCTAGGAGAGACCCTATCTACCTGTCGATTCGCTGGCCGTGTGGCCTGTATTGCCAACAGTGTCAA ttttaacacCTTGAG GAGAAACGAAGAGGTTGATGAAAAAGCTTTAATTAAGAAACTACGAAAGCGTGTGGCAGAACTAGAAAGTGAACTATCATGTCTGTTAATGGCCAAG GAGGATGTCAAGTTTAGTATTGACATGATGAATGCCAAACTGACAGACGAAGACAAAATTCAGTGCAATAAGGTCATCAAGTCCTACCTTGATGGAAAGGTCGCAGATCCCGTTAGTGAAG GAATAACCAATCCCTACAAATTCCGAGAgtgcatgaaaattttgaaaaaaatgattctGGAAGGATTGGGCAGCAGTGCTAACCCAGATGATGTGCCAAACTTTTTAATGTCTTCTGAGGAAGCCAATGACATCAGAGCTAGCTCCACCCCAGAGAAAGGGAACCAGGTGCTGAAAGTACACTCTGACAAGAGGAAGAATGAGGA AAAAACGGTACAAATTCCTATCCCGGCACGGAATGCCTGGGGAGAGGAATCATACACTACTGCCCCAGAGCCACCCCTGAATCGTCCCCACCATCGACAGAGACGAAGGCCACATAGGCCCCCGCAGGACACGGACGAAGAGGGGATGAGGACGGCAGGAGAGAGCGATGCTGAGCCAG CTCCCCAAAAACGGTCAGATGCAGAAAATTTGTCAACAATCCTCAGGCAGAGCAGGAGTAGAAACAGAAGAAAGTACCATTCTCCTTTTGAGAAGAAACGAATCAAGGAAATCAAGAAATTGAATGAGAAGGTAGAGACTTTGCAGCAGACGCAGATCAGTAAGGAGGGGGAACTAGTCAAGATGAAAATCAACATGGCGGAACAGGAACTGAACCTCATGGAGGAGCAAGTCAG AACTAAACTGAACGTTACAAAGGAACAGCTAGCTGATCAGAGAGCTTATTTACAACAGCTGAAAACTGTTGAAGCTGATAAACAAACTATAGAGAGGGAGAAAACAGTAGAAAAGCAATTACGCAAGAAAGag GCAAAAGCCACAAAGAAGATTGAAGTGATTGAAGAGAAACGTAAACAGCTTGTTGAACACTCGGAGGAGGTGGACAAAGAACTGACCAAAGCCAAGCCGACCGTGCGGGAACAGTTTGGGAAGTACCGCAAGAGGGACGGCAGTCTCAACACCAGGCAGGTGTATGACATGCTGCGCTCTGAGGAAAAGAAACAGGAAAAG ATTCAAAATCAGCTTGAACATGAAAGAATGGTAATGATAAGCCAGCAACTAGAGCTGAAAGAAGCTGCAACTCGACAGAAGCTGCAGAACTTTAAGGAATTGCTGAGACTGTCCCACTCAGCAGGCTTTCCTGATGGACATGTTGGGCATGCTAATGATCCAAGGGCTGTGACTGCCCCAGGATTTGGTGAGGGACCAGAGAGACTGAAAGCCCGAGAGGAAGTTGGACTTGAGGACATGCATGAAAGGACCGGTAGTCCTGAGAGGACTTTGTATACTGCTGCTACCACTCATATCAATAACGGGCTGGAATCACGGAATATTCATACTCGAGAATCAAGGGCCATCACCCAGAAAGAGGAACCCATGGACAGTCGACCAGTATCTCGACAAAGTGTTAGATCGACAAGATCTGTTATTCCTGACAGTGAGTTTTATGCTAAACGGAAGCAGGAGAAGGATCCCACATCTCGCTGGGAGTCCTCTTATTCCCGGCCTTCCACAGCTTGTAGTCAGAAGCAGCCCGAGATTGATTTCATTTACATGCAGCCTAAAAAACTTGACGACAGTGAAGATGAGATCAAGTATGGACTAACAGACGACGTGAAGTCTGCGCGAGAGGAATCCAGAAAATCGACGGCAAGGTCCAAGCCCCCACCAGCACCGAGTCGGTCGTCAAACCGGATAGATGACGGATTAGAGGACTTTGAAACACTCATTCCTAGTGAATATGTGCATGGAATGGGAACAAAAGACAAATTTGATGGAAAGAAAATGGGTCTTTCTTCTACTACATTTGATGCAGCTCTTGCATCGATGTTGGAAGCAGCAGAGgaaaatgtgtattttaatcACGAGGATTATGATCAGTATGCAAGTACAAACAAAACGCGCTCTTATGACAGAGAGAGTCCCATGGACAGAGAGATGTATGCGATATCCCAGAGATCCCGAGAGAATGACATTCGAGCCATTTATGGTTCTCCTTTAAAAAGTAGCAAGAGTATGCGTCAGAGTCGTCCCAAGACGCAACAGAAACCAGTTAGCTATTTTTCAGACGATGAGGACTTTGATGGGAGACCCCGGAGAAGTAATTCCCCCTCTCGGGTCAAAAGAGATAAGTCTCTAGAGGACTGGGAGAGAAGAATGTTACAGAAAAACTCAGCAAGGAGCAGTCGTAAAAACTCCCCACTCAAAAAGAGTAAATCCAATAACTATGCATCTAATAGGTACTCAACTGAAAGTGAGGAGGAGGAGGTGAAAAAGAATCCGTCAAGTTACAGGAACTGGGGGCCACAGACCAAG AATGCTTCAATAGCAGGCCGCTTAGCTAATTTCTCCATTGAGACCCCTCCACCAAAAA ATAATGCAGATGTGAATGGAGAATATTATTATCCCTCGCGGACTAACAGTCTTGTGATTGAGGAATCGAAATTCAAATCAGTGACTGCTGTGCCTGATGAAGAAGCGGAGAGTTCATTTATGGGGAAAGTCATCGAACAGCGAGATCGCGTCAATAAAATTCGACAAGCCAGAAAATCGGCTGAAGTTATTCAGATGGCTTGGAGGAAATATCAAGAAAAGAAGAAACATGCCCGCTGGTGA